GAATTGTTTGGGCATGTAAAGGGGGCCTTTACCGGGGCAATCGAATCGAGAGCAGGGTTCTTTCATACTGCCGACGGAGGTACGATCTTTCTCGATGAAATCAGCGAAATGAGTCTGTCCATGCAGGTAAAGCTTCTTCGCGTACTTCAGGATAAACAAATTTGCATGGTTGGTTCCGACCGAACACGGAAAGTTGATGTAAGGATTCTGGCTGCAACAAACAAAGATTTGCACGGTTTAGTGAAAAAGGGACTTTTTCGGGAAGATCTGTTTTACCGCCTCAATGTTATTACCATATCTATCCCGCCGTTGAGAGAAAGAGCCAATGATATAATATTGTTAGCACGTCATTTTGCAAACAGGTTTGCAGCCGAATTGGGCAGGTCGCCACGTCGTTTTTCTGATAAGGCCCTGCAAAGTCTTCGAAACTATAATTGGCCGGGAAATATAAGAGAATTAGAGAATGTGATCCAGCGCCTTGTTGTGATGACCGACGGTAATCTAATAGACGTTCCCGATTTACCTTCTCTTATGCGTTTCTCAGCCCTTCGTGAAACGGGATTCACCCGAACCCTCGCTGAAGTGGAAAGCGAGTACATTAAAAATGTCCTGGCAAGTGTGGACGGTAATAAAACCCGGGCCGCGGAAATCCTCGGCATCGACCGCAAACCCCTACGTGAAAAGCTCAAAAAGGCCGATCAGCCTTCGCCCTGAAATCTTGCCTCGCGCCGCCGGGGAAATTCTCTCCGGTGGTTCAAATCTCCCCGCCTGTGTGCTGCCTGTCACCGGGTACGACTGTGCAATGAACACCCCAATCGATTGAAAAAGATTATTTCCCCAAATTCGTCAATTCTCTTCAATTTAGGGATGATATCCTCTCGTTGATCTCCTTTCAAGCTAAGCGTCAGCGGCGGTACGTTTCTGTTGTTCAACAGGTGGTATGATTTTTGCTCAACCGTCAGATGTTCACGAAACGCAGAGTAAAGGAGCCGACAATGTCAGAAAACTTAAGACGCCTTGGACTTTGTATGACCTGCAATAATGCCCCGGACTGTATGTTTAAGCTGCCTAACAAACCGGTCTTGTATTGCGAAGAGTTTGAAATTGACAGCGGCCCTTCGGTAGAGACCGCCGAACAAACCACGCCAGTAACTTATTCATTCGATGCTGAAAAAGAGTCATTAAAGTCTATGGGACTTTGCTGCAACTGCGAAAACCTAAAAACCTGTGGTTTTCCAAAACCTGAAGGCGGTGTTTGGCATTGCGAGGAGTACCGATAAAATGAAACAAGACACTGCTATCTTGAACAGAGACAATATCTATGCGGAAGGAGAGATAGATTCGAAAGATATTTTAAGAATCCTGGAAAAGTACGACCAGAACAGAGGCGGCCTTGTCGCTATCCTTGAAGAGATCCAGAGCAAATACGGTTATCTTCCTGAAACGGCGCTTAGAATAGTGAGCGAAAGGACCAGCCGTTCCCTGGTTGATATATATGGTGTCGCAACATTTTACAGGTTTTTTAGCTTGAAGCCTAAAGGTAAGCATCTTAGCTGTGTGTGTCTCGGCACTGCCTGCCACGTTCGGGGGGCACAAGGGGTTGTAGAGGAATTTGAGCAGCAACTCGGTATTAAAGCAGGCCAGACAACCGAAGATCAGGAATTTACACTGGAAACGGTAAATTGTTTAGGTGCCTGTGCTCTCGGCCCGGTGGTTGTTATTGATGGCCATTACTTTTCAAAAGTAGAAAGATCGAAAGTAAAACAACTGTTAGATCAAGGACGAAAAGGACTTGACAAGCTTGACATAGAAAAAGACGAGCGGATATTCCCTATCGACGTAAGATGTCCTCATTGCAACCAGAGTTTCAAGGATGAGACTTTTATCATCGACGGCTATCCCTCACTCAAGATAAACGCTGCCATGGATCACAAGCAGGGCTGGATAAGAATGTCGAGTCTGTATGGTAGTTATAATGTTTGCACTGAGCATGAAATTCCCGAAGATATGGTTGTTAGTTTTATTTGTCCGCATTGTGATTCGGAAATTCCAAGCACGTCGACTTGTTCGGAATGCGAGGCGCCGATGATGCCAATGCCCGTTGAGGGTGGCGGTAGAATTAAAATTTGTGCACGACAGGGATGTAAAAACCGTATGTTGGATTTGGTTTAGATTATGAAACGAATGGGCGAGAATGGTTATGTGAAGCAATCGTTTGTGCAAGACACTGAAACGCTACGACTGTCTTCTGTAAGTGAGCTGAAAGAATTACGCAGTATACTTTTTGAAACCTTGGATGAAAACAAACCGCGCTTGGTGATTTGTGGTGGAACAGCTTGTCACGCAAGCGGCTCAAGCGGCATTATTCGAGTCGTAAAGAAATACATCATTGAAAAACGCCTGGTGGACAAAGTGGCGCTGAGGATTACCGGATGCCATGGATTCTGTGAGATGGGACCTTTTATTCTCACTGAGCCGCAACAGGCATTCTACGTACAAGTGGGACTCAGTGATGTTCCAAGGATTGTCGAGGCGTTGCTCTCGGACAAATACGTCGAAGACCTTCTCTGTCGGGATTCTAATACGGGCGAAAAATATTACAATCGTGACGATATTCCTTTCTTCAAGTATCAGCAACGTAGCATTTTAGGTCTGAACGAAAAGATAGACCCAATTAGGATATACGATTACATCGTTCAGGGAGGGTACAGTGTTCTGGAGGATGTATTTTCGAAGCAAAATGCCGACTGGATAGTTCAGCAGGTTAAACGTTCTGGATTGCGCGGACGCGGTGGTGCTGGATTTCCTGCAGGGCTGAAATGGGAGATGCTGGCAAAACAATCCAGCGACGAAGGCAAATTTCTCGTCTGCAATGCTGATGAAGGTGACCCTGGCGCCTATATGGACCGTAGCGTGCTTGAGGGCAATCCACACAGTATTATCGAAGGAATGGTCATTGGCGCTTATGGTACTCGGGCAACCGAAGGCATAGTGTATGTTCGAAATGAATATCCTCTTGCCGTTAAGCATTTGAAGATAGCTTTAAAACAGGCACAGGAACTGGGCCTTCTGGGTGACAATATACTTGGAACCGGTTTTTCATTTGACATCAAAATTGTCATAGGTGCCGGTGCATTTGTATGCGGTGAAGAAACGGCGCTGATACGGTCTATCGAAGGGAAATTAGGTGAACCGCGTCAACGGCCGCCGTTCCCTGTTCAAAAAGGTATTGACGGTAAACCAACCGTAATTAACAACGTTGAAACCTGGGCAAATATCCCCTTAATTTTCAAATCAGGTGCGGATAAATTCGCAACGGTCGGGACTGAGAATAATACGGGCACAAAAATATTCAGCCTGGTCGGCAAAATCAAAAATACCGGTCTTGTCGAAGTACCCATGGGTATAACCGTCAAGGAAATAGTCTATGACATCGGTGGTGGGGCCGCAGGCAAGGCGGAACTTAAAGCGGTTCAGACAGGCGGCCCGTCCGGTGGTTGTATCCCCGCAAATATGTTCGACGTTTCTGTTGACTACGAAAGTTTGGCAGAGGTGGGATCAATTATGGGCTCCGGCGGTATGATTGTAATGGACGAAAATACCTGCATGGTTGATATCGCCAAATATTTTATGAATTTTCTCAAAGACGAGTCCTGTGGCAAATGTTTTACCTGCCGTAAAGGCACGCAGAGGATGTATGAGATTCTCGACGATATCTCAAACGGCAATGGATCACTTGAGCACATGGATCTTCTCAAAGAATTAGCAGAAGTGGTTAAGGATACGACGATGTGCGGTCTGGGACAAACCGCGTCGAATCCTGTTCTCTCTACTCTACGATATTTTACGGATGAATACATCGAACATATCGAAAAGAAGCATTGCCCTGCCGGAGTATGTAAGGCACTCATTACTTTCTCGATTAATGAAAACTGTGTGGGATGCCAGGTTTGTATCAAAGCCTGTCCAGAGGGGGCGATTACGGGAGAAAAGAAACAACGGCATGTTATCGATACCACCAAGTGCGTTAAATGCGGGGCATGCAGAAGTGTATGCAAAGTTGAAGCTGTGGATGTTGTATAGCTTTTTGAAAGGATAATGATGATCAATCTTACTATAAACGGGCTGAATGTTGCAGTTGCGAAAGGCACTACCCTGCTCGAAGCGGCTAAGTTTTTGGGATTTCCGATTCCTACACTGTGTCACATGGAAGGTCTGTCGCCTTATGGTGCCTGCCGGTTGTGTATGGTGGAGATTGGAGAGGGGCCGAGAGCAAAATTGGTCTCCTCATGCACGTACCCGGCCGAGGAAGGGCTTAAAGTGCGAACAACGTCATCAAGGGTCCTTCGGGCACGCAAAATGATTCTGGAACTGCTGCTCGCTTCCTGTCCTCAATCCAAAACAATCCAGGACCTTGCTTCGGCACACGGTATTCGCCGGCAGCGTTTCAAGCAGGAGCACGAGGATTGCATCCTCTGCGGGCTTTGCGTCCGTACGTGCGAAGAGCAGATGATGGCAAAGGCCATCGGTTTTAGAAGCCGTGGCGAGAATAGAAGTATAGGCACACCGTTTGATGCTAAATCGGATGTTTGCCGGCTATGTGGCGCTTGTATGTATGTATGTCCGGCCTGTCAGCTTCGATGTACTTACAACGAACCGGAAAAAGCAATTTGTGGAGGCTGCGCGAATCTGACCCCGCCATGCATCGAGAAAGAACAGTTTGACGATATGATGTGCTACATGGATCCCTGTGTGGCTTGTGAGATAAAGAAAGATTAACAAAAATAAAAAGGAGCAAAATAAAATGGCACCTACGTTTTCGAAGGTAAACGCTTCGGCGGCGACTTTGACTAAAAACAGGACGGAAGGCTCGGTTGTTCCGGCTTCAGGTATGTGTGTTACCTGCGTTGATGGCTGCATAGGTATGTGCGAAATAGGCAAGAGTGCTTATCGGGGGCATGAAGTGATTTACCCGCAGCCGTTCGGAGTAATAACAACCGCCGCTGAGAAAACCTACCCGGTGGACTATTCGCACTTCAATATAATGGGAACCGTTGTTGGCGCCCAGGGGATAGAGGCTGACAGCGATAAGGCTATCTTCCCCGCCGTTAACCTGGAAGTTGCCTTTGGTCATGATAACGGTATAAAGTTCCGTTATCCATGGATCATTCCCGGTATCGGTTCTACGAATATTGCCAAGAACAACTGGGAAGGTCTGGCTATCGGCTCCGCTTTGGCAGGAACCGGCCTGACTATTGGCGAGAATGTTGTTGGTATGGACCCCGAGTCTGTTTTTAAAGATGGTCGGGTGGTTGATACTGTCGACCTTAAACGTCGCGTTAAGCTCTATACAGATTACCAGCGGGACGGCTACGGTGCAATCATTGTGCAGGCGAACGTTGAGGATACCCGGCTTAGCGTACAGGAATATGCAATCGAAAAACTTGGTGCCGAATGTGTGGAACTCAAATGGGGTCAGGGAGCCAAGGATATCGGCGGAGAAGTCAAAATCGGGGATATCAAAAAGGCACAACTGCTCCAGGAGCGCGGCTATATAGTGCTGCCGAATCCGACAGACCCGGTTGTGATTAAAGCTTTTGAGAGGGGGGCTTTCAAGGAGTTTGAGCGGCATTCACGGGTAGGCATGGTGACTGAGGAATCATTTGCCAAACGGGTTGAAGAATTACGCAGTGCCGGGGCTAAATACATCTTCCTCAAAACCGGTGCCTATCGCCCGGCAGATCTGGCGAGGGCGGTTCTTTTTGCTACCAGATATAAACTCGACCTTTTAACAGTCGATGGTGCGGGCGGCGGGACCGGCATGAGTCCCTGGCGTATGATGAATGAGTGGGGTATGCCTCCTGTTGAATTACACTCGCTTCTGTATCAATACGCCAAACGTCTTGCCGATAAGGGTGAACAAGTGCCTGCTCTGGCTCTGGCCGGCGGTTTTACCTTTGAAGACCAGATCTTCAAAGGACTTGCCCTTGGCGCTCCATTCGTGAAGCTCATAGGAATGGCCAGAGCCCCGATAGCCGCGGCGATGGTTGGTAAAACAATCGGACGTACAATTGATGAACACCAGATTCCGGTGTACATCGAGCGTTTTGGCAGTTCGAGAGACGATATATTTGTGACGGCAAGTCATCTGCGCACGGAATTAGGAGACGATGAATTCGAAAAACTTCCGGCTGGTGCTCTGGGGCTTTACACCTACTACGAGCGTCTTGCCCAGGGCTTGTCCCAGTTTCTGGCCGGCAGCCGAAAATTCGCTCTCAAATATATATCACGAGATGATATAGCAGCCCTGACACATAAGGCGGCAGACATCAGCGGGATTCAACACTTGATGGATGTGGATCGAGAAGAGGCTGAAAGAATTCTCGACAGTTGAAGTCGAGCAGATTTGTGCTTTAAAGAATAAAAGTTATCCAAATTTCTGTGAATGACATTATTTAAATGTAATTTAAGCTAACCTCCAGTATTTCGGGTCAATTGCAACAAAGGAAACCCTTGCATGTTTTGCTGCCGTTGGATCTCCCTTCCCGTCACCGATAAAGAGGCACTCATCAGGGTTGTAGCGAAATTCCTTAACAGTCGGAGATTCCCCGCAACTTGTTGCGGGGAGCTTCAATGTTATTTTCGGGGTTGAAGAAAAACCTCTTGGAGGGAAACTCCTGTTAAAAAATCTGTGTACTTACTTTGTGTCTTCAGCATTTTCGAGGGAATATCAGGAGATAATTTATAATCACAGCCGGCTGGAAGAAAGACAGTTTCACCTTTTTTCACATTAACTTCATCATAGCTACACCCGATGGTTAACCTGCCGTCGAGTATGGAAAAAATGGAGAAGTTATCAGGCACATTTTGGACAGCTTCCTCGTTGATTTCCAGTAATTCAACAGCGAAATAAGGGCAATTAACCAGTACGGTTTTTTTGTTTTCGCCTTCATAAGTGGCAATTTCTTCGATCTTTTTGGTGTCAGTAGAAGAAAAGTTAATGACATCCAGTGCCTTTTCAATATGCAGCTCCCTTGGATTTCCCTTGTTGTCAACCCGGTCCCAGTCGTATAATCGGTATGTGATATCGGAGTTCTGCTGGATTTCCGCCAGGACAATCCCGCGACCTATGGCGTGAACCGTTCCGGAAGGAATAAAAAAGGTATCTCCTCCCTTTACTGGAACCTTATTAAGGCAGCCTTCCAGAGACTTCTTTTCAAGAGCTTTGCTAATTTTTCCCCGTGTAACCCCTTCTTTCAAGCCCAGTATTATGCTTGCTCCAGGTTCTGCATGAAGGATATGCCACATCTCGTTCTTACCTGAATCTTCAGTATCTTCGTGGAGTGAAACGTATTTGTCATCCGGGTGGACCTGTACCGAAAGGGTATCCTGTGCATCGATAAATTTTATCAAGAGCGGAAACCTGCCATCTTCAACAGGTGATATTCCGTAAAGCTCGCAAGCCTCAAGCAGAGTCTTTCCCGCGAGGGGGCCGTTGGCAATGATGCTTTTTTCCTCAGGGCGGATGGTAAGCTCCCAGGATTCCCCGATAGGGACATCAGGCGGAAGATTTTTGCCGAGGAGCGTTTCCAGTCGTCTTCCTCCCCACGGCTTTTCCTTGAAAATAGGCTTGAGTATGAGAGGGTAGGGTGCAATGTTTTGTGTGTTTTCCATTATTCCATATAATGCAGATTTAGGTTCCGCCGGTGAAGATCATTGATGCATATGTTACTGCACTGCTTGTTGCCGTTTCGTTGTAGGTTTCGTGAGAAAGGAGTTCCCCTTTGCTTCCCTTGAGCAACCTGGAGAAAATAAGGATGGATGGAAGACCGCATACGTTGAATTGGTCCTGTGTTTCAACTGCGTTTTTATATATCTTTTCCGGTTCACCTTTTAAAATAGACGAGATAATTTTCTGGTCATTTGATTTAGCCCGCGACAGAATGGCATCTGCCGGCATCTGATTGCCGAATTTCGGTCCCACATGTGAGAAATCCACGCCCGAAATAAGCAGGACGTTCCCATTTCTGTCCTTAATCATCTCTTCGAGTGTCTCTACCATCCCCATAAACCGGGCATCATCAAAGATGTTCCTTTTCTGGAAGGTGAATTCGTGGATTCCTCCACAAAGGATCGGCACAATTGATATCGGTTCTTCCAAATAGTAGTGGAGAAAAATTGTTTGAAACTCAATGGAATGTTCCATTTTGTGACAGAAATCATCAGAAGACAGAGTTCCTACGGGTATTTTCTTTTTGAGCTCTGAAATAAAATCCTTGTCCGATTCTAATTTTCCAAAAGGGGTGATATAATTTTTTTCGGATATTGAATAAAGTCCATCCTGTGGTTGGTGATTTATTCCAAAAATGATGACGAGACTGTAATTTTTCCCCTTCAGCCAGCGATAGAGATTGATATAGGTTGTCTTTGCGGCAATTATGTCTATGTGAGGGGCCAGTATGCCCGTAATATTCTTTTCGGTACCGCCGGAATCATTCTGTGGGAGACTCCTTTCAACTTCTTCAATAAATCGGCCGAGCCTGTCAGGATCGGATTCGTAGGATCTTCCTGCGAGTATGGGATGGCGGTCTGGTTGAGAATTAAACTCCTCACGTAGATTCCCCATCTTTTTTCTAAACAACTCACTGTTTAAAAGAAAAGCCTTATCCAAACTCTCAATGAAAGATTCGACCTCGGACAGATATACAATCTGGCCTTGCTGATGAATTGTCATTACCCTTTGAATGTCCCTCAGGTCATGTTTTCCATCGAGCAGCCTTAGTAAGGGGAATAATTTCATGTCTACAGCAATGCTGTTTTTGGTCAGACGAAGAGGGTCCATGAACGTAACTACCTGTCGTCCCCCAACCATGGCGGAAACAGGCTGAATATCCGCTCTGAATAAAGGTTTTTCCATTTTACGCTTTATCTGCTCCTACAGGTATTCTTTCATATTCTTTTCTTCGAGCATCTCTACCAGCTTTTTCACATCTTGAGAAGCATCCTTTTTGCATACCAGAAGAGAATCTGCTGTTTCCACGACAACCAGACCTTCTACCCCTACCAGGGCTACCAGTTTATCAGGGCTGTAGATGAGCGAGTTTGAAGAATCAACACCAATAAAACGCCCCCTGACGGCATTACCATTTTCATCTTTGTCCCACATCTCCCACAGGGTACTCCAGCTTCCTATATCACTCCAGCCGAAATCTCCTCTGACAAGAAGTGTTTTGCCGGACCTCTCCATAATTCCATTGTCTATGGAAATCGGCGTTATTTCCTTATATGCTTTGCTAATAATATTTTTTTCACTATCAGTACCGAGAGCATCTTCTATTTCTTTAAGCCCCTTGTAAAGATCTGGAAGCAGTTTTTCTATCTTATTCAGTATGGTTGAAACTTTCCATACAAACATTCCGCTGTTCCAGAGAAAGCCTCCATTCTCCAAAAAGGTTTTTGCCTGTTCGATGTCAGGTTTTTCCCGGAAGGATTTTACCTGAAATATTTCTTCACCCCTTATTGCGGCTACCGCTTCTCCTTGTTCCATATAGCCGTAGCCGGTTTCGGGGCCGGTGGGTTTTATCCCTATGGTCAGAAGGTGATTTCCCCTTTGTGCCATCTCACCGGCTATAGCAATGGTACGCCGAAATACCTCTTCATCGGAAATATAATGATCCGATGGGAGTACAAACATGACACCTTCCGGATTTTTCTTTTTGATGTGCATTGCTGCCAGGCCGATACACGGGGCGGTATTCCTGCCGACCGGTTCAATGATTATATTCTCTTCCGGCAGGTTGGGAAGCTGTTGTTTAATCACATCGGAGTGATTGGCACCTGTCACAATTAGAATATTCTTTACCGGGATTAGTGGGCCTATCCTGTCAACAGTTTCCTGTATGATTGTTTTTTTGCCGAAGATGTCCTGGAGGTGTTTTGGCATCTTCTCCCTGCTTTTGGGCCAGAACCTGGTGCCCCTGCCGCCTGCCATAATTACTGCATACATATTTAGCTCCTGTTGACTTCAAATAGGAAATCAGTTTCCCCAACAAGTTTGTCCAAGTTTTCTAACGTACACTCAACAGTTTTTAAATTATGCCTTTCAAATATAGCCGTGTATTTTAATCCACCACCCGTTATAATGCAAACGATTGAACAGTTTTCATCTAAAATGTTTTTATTCCTCAATTTTTTCACTGCCGCTAATGGAACTGCAGCAGCGGGTTGTACGAAAACCCCTTCCTTAGCAAGCCGTTTTTGTGCTTGAAGGATCTCGTCATCTGTAACCACAACGGAAAACCCGCCATTTTCCTTTATTTTTCTTAAAGCTTCGTTTCCACTTGGAGGAAAGGGATTTTCAATAGCATGGGCGATCGTGTCGGGGCTTTGAAACCGGGATATCGTTTCTCTGTTTTCGGCATAAGCTTTATAAATCGGTGAACAGCCGCTTGCCTGCGCACAGATAATTCTGGGTACTTTGCCGGTTAATCCGCAAAGTTGAAATTCCTCGAATCCTTTAATAATACCCCGCATATTCCCGCCCGAACTTGTCGGTACGACGACAAAATCGGGGATTTCAAAATTCATTTGTTCACAAATTTCAAATGCGATCGTTTTTGAACCTTCCACCCGAAAAGGCACATCCGAATTGATAAAGTAAATGCCGTATTTTCTTCCAATTTCAAGACTGTCAAAATAAAGCTGTCCGTAATCACCATCTACTTTTATTAAAACGGGATCGTACATTGCAATAGGATTCAGTTTCTCAGGAGGAAGAGTTGCACTTACCAGAACAAACGTTTTCAGACCTGCTCTCGCACCGTAGGCGGCCACCGAAACAGCCATGTTACCGCTCGATACGGTTCCTATTTTCTCGTATCCAAGACTCAGGGCATGCTGAATGCCGGAAACGGTACCTCTGTCCTTAAAAGACCATGTGGGGTTCTGGCTCTCATTTTTCAGCAGGATGGTTTTTACCTGCAATTCGGATGCAAGCTTCGAAGATTCCACCAGTGGCGTAAATCCTTCTTGAAGAGATGTTAACTTGTCTGTTTTTGAAAAAGGGAAAAAATCAGCGTACCTTTCCATGATCGTTTGATGAAGAGTATTCCCTTCAGTGATCGTTCCCCCGGTTACCTTTTCTATTTCCAGAGGTTCACCGCACATAGTGCAACGGGGATAAACCTGGTCAATCTGAAAGGTTTTTTTACACTTTGTACAGATGAGATTTGTGTCTTTCATCATAATTCCCTCTACCTTGGTGGGAGAAGATTAGAGAGAGGGAATTTTGAAATGTTTTTCACCCCCTCCTTGCCTCCCCCCCGTCACGGGGGAGAAGAATATGTGAGATGACCCGCCTTGTGGACGGGGTAATTCACTTATGGTAAGTCCGAAAGCTTCGCAATATCTCCATATCGTCATGCCCCGTGGAGTCCCTGCAGGGGGTGCGATGGAGGCGCAGTTCTACTGGGGGGCCGAGGCCCCGGGTGTAGCGAAGGGAGCATGCGCAGCAACCTCACAAAATGTTGATAATTGAAGCTCCCCGCAACAAGTTGCGGGGAATCTCCGACTTCCAAGTAACTTAAATTCGCAAATGTGTTGCAAGTAGTTAACATTTCTTAATATTTGCCAGAAATAATGCATTTGCTAAAAACATAAGTTACTTCCAATTATAATGCCGCAAAGTGGCATAGTGAGCTGTTAAGGAAAAAATTTATTTTTTATTCGCTCGCTAACCCCGCCGCAAGCAGCGGGGAATGTGCTCGCTGTTCAGTTCAAGAGATTGTCGCATCTATTTCCTCACTCCGCTCGGGACGCCTCGCAATGACCGAAAACACGATTTTGCAAAGGTCTTACCTTGCATTCTTCCGGAAACTACCGAAGATGTTTACCGCTGTACTCTAAGGCCTCTTTAATGTCCTGTTTGACCTGTGGGTCATTCAAGAGATTTTTTATCTCTTTCTTGCCAGTTTTAGCCACGAATTCAATACCTTCCTTTACATTCTTCTTGACAGCGATGACAGAGCGATGATCAAATGCCAGCTTGGCCACTTCGTGAATGCCTGTCTTTATTGAGTAGTCTATACTTTCTTTGACCTGCTGCTTAATGCCCGCTGATGCGATAAAGAAAATTACTAAAAAAACAAGTCCCCACGGAATTGCCATAACAAAGTGCCTCAAAAACATGTTTGCTAATCCATTTTCTTTCATTGCTTTACCCTCCTTTCCAAACAATTGGTTTACACTTGGACCTTCAAATCAATTCTATCCAAAAATCAGAAAATCGGGTTAAAAATAGGGTTTCGCATCCTTGAACATCAATTCTGTAATACCTCATCCAAGCCTGAAATATTCTCCCGATTTTATCTGATAAGGATTTACTTTTCTTATGGGAAAGTATAAGAAAATAATTTTTGTATGTCAATGAGAATTGGCTGCAGGATGTTGCATTACTCAGGACGGGAAGAAAAGTGAATAGAGAGGCTTATCTTACGGAAACATCTTTTCAATTGACAAACAGGCACCTTTGCAATACTTATTGTATCCTACCAAAATAGGCCTTGATGTTCTGCCTGAATGGCCCGGGAAAATGGCGGGCAAGACGTCGGACTCAGTACAAACAGGAACCAATATCGTAGATGGCTATTGCAAAAAATAACAATATCATCTGCGTCAGAAAGGAAAATCAGAATGATTATCAAACCAGAGTTTCTTGCAACCGGAATCGGCAGTATGCCTTTTGAGGATCCTGAACACGCCGTTGATGTTTCGCTTTCCAGATTGAGCGGGGCTCCGATATGGCCGCAGTTGCCGTGGCTCGGGCTTAATGAACAGATGGAGCTTCAATAAGGAATAAGGAGACATCTTATATGTTTTTTTCATAGTAAATATGTATGATGTTACACGATTTTGTTTTCATTTCCTGGCTGTAAGTTTATCCCACGTTTAAGATATAAAAATAATATGTCGATCATTTCGAGGGACCAAAAACTATCTTTCAGTATCATCGTATTAGGGATACTGGTGCTCATTCTGGAGAATGCCCATGTAGAAGGATATTTGGCCAATTTTATATCTCATGCAATCGATTTATCTATATCTATACTTTTCGCGTCTGAAACTTTCATATACTTTTTCAAGTCCAAAACCAAAATCACTTTCCTTAAAAAGAATATTCTTGAAGTTTCGTTTCTTACAGCATTTATAGCAATAATTGTCCTCGGCAAATATTACCACTTTTTCATCGAAGAGTTTGATGGTCATAATATGCCTGTTAAGCTGATAGTCCTTATCACTGCTTTTAATGCCTTTAAAGTAGTAATGAGAATAAGAAAACTGCACTATTTTCTCGTAAATCTCACACGCCATCCGGCACAGACAATAATGCTTAGTTTCTTTAGTGTTATTATTGTTGGAACGATACTCCTGATGATGCCTTTTTCGGTAACGGATGGAAAAACCTTGGGTTTCATCAATTCACTTTTTACTGCGGCAAGTGCAACCTGTGTTACCGGCCTTACTGTCGTGGATACAGCTACCAGATTTTCTATTTTCGGCAAGATGGTAATAATGTTTCTTATTCAGACAGGGGGGCTGGGGATAATGATCTTCGCCTATTTCACTGCTTTTCTTGTGGGAAGAAGTCTCACTTATCAGGACAAAATAGCAATTTCATATATGCTTGATGAAGATGATGTAAGGAACCTGAACAAGGGGATCAAGAACATTGTTTTATTCACTTTCATTTTTGAATTTGCAGGAGCAATGCTACTCTATCTTGCTTTCATGAAATTTGAAGGTTTCGGGATCAAGAATATCTTCTATGCAATGTTCCATTCAGTATCCGCTTTTTGTAACGCGGGGTTCGCTCTTTTTACGGATAATCTTGAACAGTTTAAATCATCATTTCTCATGAATTTTGTAA
This Syntrophales bacterium DNA region includes the following protein-coding sequences:
- the thrC gene encoding threonine synthase: MMKDTNLICTKCKKTFQIDQVYPRCTMCGEPLEIEKVTGGTITEGNTLHQTIMERYADFFPFSKTDKLTSLQEGFTPLVESSKLASELQVKTILLKNESQNPTWSFKDRGTVSGIQHALSLGYEKIGTVSSGNMAVSVAAYGARAGLKTFVLVSATLPPEKLNPIAMYDPVLIKVDGDYGQLYFDSLEIGRKYGIYFINSDVPFRVEGSKTIAFEICEQMNFEIPDFVVVPTSSGGNMRGIIKGFEEFQLCGLTGKVPRIICAQASGCSPIYKAYAENRETISRFQSPDTIAHAIENPFPPSGNEALRKIKENGGFSVVVTDDEILQAQKRLAKEGVFVQPAAAVPLAAVKKLRNKNILDENCSIVCIITGGGLKYTAIFERHNLKTVECTLENLDKLVGETDFLFEVNRS
- the manA gene encoding mannose-6-phosphate isomerase, class I, with product MENTQNIAPYPLILKPIFKEKPWGGRRLETLLGKNLPPDVPIGESWELTIRPEEKSIIANGPLAGKTLLEACELYGISPVEDGRFPLLIKFIDAQDTLSVQVHPDDKYVSLHEDTEDSGKNEMWHILHAEPGASIILGLKEGVTRGKISKALEKKSLEGCLNKVPVKGGDTFFIPSGTVHAIGRGIVLAEIQQNSDITYRLYDWDRVDNKGNPRELHIEKALDVINFSSTDTKKIEEIATYEGENKKTVLVNCPYFAVELLEINEEAVQNVPDNFSIFSILDGRLTIGCSYDEVNVKKGETVFLPAGCDYKLSPDIPSKMLKTQSKYTDFLTGVSLQEVFLQPRK
- a CDS encoding mannose-1-phosphate guanylyltransferase, with product MYAVIMAGGRGTRFWPKSREKMPKHLQDIFGKKTIIQETVDRIGPLIPVKNILIVTGANHSDVIKQQLPNLPEENIIIEPVGRNTAPCIGLAAMHIKKKNPEGVMFVLPSDHYISDEEVFRRTIAIAGEMAQRGNHLLTIGIKPTGPETGYGYMEQGEAVAAIRGEEIFQVKSFREKPDIEQAKTFLENGGFLWNSGMFVWKVSTILNKIEKLLPDLYKGLKEIEDALGTDSEKNIISKAYKEITPISIDNGIMERSGKTLLVRGDFGWSDIGSWSTLWEMWDKDENGNAVRGRFIGVDSSNSLIYSPDKLVALVGVEGLVVVETADSLLVCKKDASQDVKKLVEMLEEKNMKEYL
- the amrB gene encoding AmmeMemoRadiSam system protein B, which translates into the protein MEKPLFRADIQPVSAMVGGRQVVTFMDPLRLTKNSIAVDMKLFPLLRLLDGKHDLRDIQRVMTIHQQGQIVYLSEVESFIESLDKAFLLNSELFRKKMGNLREEFNSQPDRHPILAGRSYESDPDRLGRFIEEVERSLPQNDSGGTEKNITGILAPHIDIIAAKTTYINLYRWLKGKNYSLVIIFGINHQPQDGLYSISEKNYITPFGKLESDKDFISELKKKIPVGTLSSDDFCHKMEHSIEFQTIFLHYYLEEPISIVPILCGGIHEFTFQKRNIFDDARFMGMVETLEEMIKDRNGNVLLISGVDFSHVGPKFGNQMPADAILSRAKSNDQKIISSILKGEPEKIYKNAVETQDQFNVCGLPSILIFSRLLKGSKGELLSHETYNETATSSAVTYASMIFTGGT